Genomic window (Chlorocebus sabaeus isolate Y175 chromosome 4, mChlSab1.0.hap1, whole genome shotgun sequence):
ACGATTGTGGGGACCTTGCGCGGGAGAGAAACTTCAGGAAGCACGTCGGAGGCGGAGCATCTGTGGAAGGAAGGCAAATTTTGCAGAGCAGTAAAGGAAGCCGGGAAGGGCAAGTTAGCCATGGGGAGACGCCGCAGAAATCCGGAGCTAAAAACAGGGCGGTTAAGTAAGCAAGAGCTGGTTAGCTGAATACGAGGTCCCTGGaatgtaaattataaataaatacataaaaaggaaagaaatgaaagaaaaagaaaagagcgcGCTGTAGGGTCCCAGGTCCAGGCGCTGGGAGCAGCCCAGGCGGGGACCCTCCCAGCCCATAGTAGCCACCGCCCGGAGTCCCTAAAGTGGCTCCCACGTGGCTACTCGGGGATCTCCCAGGCCTCGGGGGTCCATTTGAAAATCTCGAGAGGCCTCGCACATCCTGCCAGGACTGGAGCTGCGGGGGCCCCTCAGTCTCCCACGGATGCTCCTCTGCACGtgttttccagaaaaacatttaGGCCTCAGAAGCGTCTTTGAGAACCTAGAAATGCCAGTTGCGCGTGAAATCCAATCCAACCTACTCACAGAGTACTAGACCTGGAAACGACGTTTGAAAGAGATGTGCGTTCCATGCTGACTTAAATTTTGTTCCATTTATGACGACGtatttgttttcaaagaaaagaaaaattgcttaGCCAAGCTTCTCACGTCCCCATCCCCCTGTTTCTGCCTCGCTCTTTCCCTCGACAAACGCGGGGAGCCCTGGAACGGGAGAGCCAGTGACCGGTGACCGTGAATACGGTAGCGATGTGATTTGATGCACTGAAACTACTTATATTTCCAATGTTACTTCATTAAAGGAAACCCACATAAAACGTGTCTGTTTCATCTTAATTGCCAAAAAAGTTTGCCACACCCCCGAACGGTAACTGTTTCCCCCCCAGACACCGAAAGCTCATAAGGAACCACAATGAGAAAGGATCAGGAACCGCTTAAGTTTTATTGAAATGCCTTGATGCCGTTTTTTCTTCTTCCCCGAATTAAGCCGACGTGGGAGGAGGTGGGTCGCGCCCACCGTTGCCAGGACTCAGGCCGGCAGACACGGGCCACAGCGCCCCCTCGCCGCCCGCGCGCACCACTCCTGGCCTGCGTCGGTTCCTTAGTCCCCGCGACACGGAGGACTGCGCCGAGCCCGGCGAGCGCCCCGACCTTCTCCGCCCGCCGCGTTCCCGGGGAGACCCCGAGCCCAAGCCAGAGCCTCCGAGGCCGGCTCGTCCTCGCGCTCGGCCTCGCAGGAAATCCCCACTCGCTGAGACTTGCGTGTCCACGTGGACTCGTTCTAAATTCCTTGGCTGCTGGAgggacaataaagaaaaatagaacagtGTTAACTTTTTCCCCGTCTCCTAGAGCACACCTGGGAAAGGGGGCAGGGCCCACCATGAACCTGAAACTGCACGTCGCCTGGGTTACTGTGGCCAGGGGTCGCGTTTTCAAAGCAGTTACTCGGTTTCCCCTGCGTGCCTGCTCATTCCCTCCTTCCAGCTCGAATGGCAACTGAAAAACCGCAGAAGCCCAGTGCCCGGCCCTCCCCAGCGACCACACAGGTCTGAGCACCCCCTTCGCCCTTGAGCAAAACATCCCAGGCCCTCCTCTTCCCGAGCCGCGGCCTTGCGGCCCTCCTCTTCCCGAGCCGCGGCCTTGCGGCCCTCGTGGCCCCGAGACCGAGTCCGGGCTGAGCCCGCCACCCTCTCAAGCAGCCTCGCCGGGACGGCCGTGCCAAGACTCCACGCTGGCAGCATGTTTTctcctgactgatttttttttttttttaagaagaagaagACCAAGCCAACTTTAACttaagaaggaaaatgatttttttctttagtatctGAGAGCTTTAAAGCAAAACGGAGTTTATATATTCCAATAACAATGATGAGTGTAAGTTTTTAATGTCCCTGCGTAGGCATTTTAATTTGCTACAGTCACTACCAATAAAAACGGCATGTAGTAAGAGTCGACTGTTTAATAGTGCAAGGTAGACGGTTTTTATTAGTAACAGGCAGCAACGGTATGGAAAATTTAGATTTCAGTGGAGGAGTATAATTGCTGCGGGGAAAATACACACAGGACGGGAAGAGCCCATCTTCAAACTCCCAACACTGAGCTaaggagaggggaagggcagGCAGCGTTTCTGGAGATGCACCCTGGGTGAGGGGACCCTCCCGGTCACTGCACGAGTCTGGTTATATATTTAATTGATGTCAGAATCGACTGTATCCAAAGCGGACACTCCAGCTCCAAACTGAGGATGTTTTTGTAATAACTGGCTGTTCTCTCTTCTGTCCCTGGAAGAGGTCAGGCCCGGGGGTGtcaagggagggggagggaggatgaGCCCCAAATGCTAATGAAACCACAGCGGGAACCGCTCTTTAGAAATGGAAATACTCCAGGCCAGTCCTCCCAGGTGATAAAAATTACactcgattttttttttcatttaaactgATCTGATCGGAAAAGAACCCTAAAAGCTGCCATCTGATCTGCCAGTGTTTGTGTTTGCTATCCAGCGTGTGGGCCTCTCATTTACCCCTCTTCTTGGAGGAATTCCCTCCCAGGAAGCGCAAAAATGTCACAGACCGTCGACGGCTTGCCCAACCCCGCTGCttcctctgtctgtctgtctgtcaacTCTCTAGTAATTGAATAAAAGTATCTGCGCTGAGCTGAATTAGGATGTCCCAGGTGGACTCGCAGCATGGTTGAAACCCCCCTGCTGGGTCGTTGCAGGAGCCCCAGCCTGTGGGAACGGGGAGTCGGTGGGTGGAGGGAGCGGTGGTcgtgggtgtgtgtgcgtgtgcgtgtgctgAGATGACCTGGAGAGGATGCGTGCAGGATGGGGGTGTGGTTTGTAGGAAGAGCGGTGGGGGAGCAGTGTGGGCGAAGGGGTGGGTGGGAGAACTAGTAGGGGGCGACTGGCTTGGCTCGGGAGCTCCTGGCGGGAGGGGTAACATGCCTGGATCGCGTCTACCGGGAGAGTCGCCCTGCCTGCCGGCTCAGGAGGAGCCATCCTCAAGCCCAGCACTGCAGTTTGCAACTGGTTCCCGTGCACCTGGGGAAAGACAGCCTGATGCCGTGAGTGTTTCTCTTGCACCCCGGACCAGGCTGGTAACCCGAGCTCCGCTCCCTCCGCGCCGCTGCAGCTGCACCACGGGGAGGCCGCAACATTCCCTGCGTCCTGAGATCACCAAGGCAGCTCCGCAGGCTGCAGGGCCAGCGGGGGTGCAGGAGTCGGCTGCAGGCCTAAACTGAGGCCCGCCTCAGGCCACGGCGCTCTCTCCTCCACGGCACCCACCCGAGACGGCTTCCGACGATAGAGGCACCTGTTGGGTGGGTGCTCCCAATAGGCCAGCACAGACCTGACACTCTTCCATCCCCCTGAGCGCCCCCCATAGGTGACCCTTCGGAGTGGGCAGTCAGACGCCCTCTTCGGCCATCCCCGAGTGGAAAAGGGATGAAGAAGCGTGATGGGGAGCGGGTTCTAGGAAGCTGGGGTCCCGGGGACCCTCGCCAACCGCCTCGATTCTGAGCCCCACAAGGCAACCGCCCCCCAACTCCAGCCGCGCGTCACCTGAGCTACCTGTAATGCCACTGCACCGGAGGCGCCAGCCTGGGCTCCTGCCCGTTCCCGAGGTGACGGGGAGGCTTCAGGTCCTGCCAGAGGCAGTTTGTCGGGTAACAATCATCCCCCCAGTGTTTTGACAACACAAATCCGAAAGAGGAGtcaacttagaaaaataaaataaaataaaactctttagGGGACGACGTCGTCTTAGGTGAAGCCCTGGCGGCATTCCCAACAGTGGAAAGTCGTAACGTTCAGGGCCCCGGGGGTTGCGCTGAGGATTTGGGGGCGGAAAGCTCACCTCAGGGCCCTCCTGGCAATTCGCAACCAAGGCGCCCCGGATCCAGGTCCATGCTGCGAGGAGCGGGCCGCGAGGGGTAGGCGACCAGACGCGAGGCCACGTGGGGAGCCTCGGGCCGGGAGGCAGAGCAGGTCCGGGACCGTGGAAGCGAGAGCCGCGCGCACTGCCCGGAGGAGGACCCGAGCCGCGGGCGCCACCATCCTGACCTCCCCACTTCCCTGCGACTTCCGGATTGGACACAGGGGCCCGGCCTCCTCGGGGTGCACAGCCGGGCAGACCGTGAGCCCCCCAAGTGGACCCGGCCTGGCCTGACCGCGGGCGGCCTCTGCCTAGTCCGCGCGGGTGGAgaagggggtggggggcggggtaGTGGCTGGAAGGGGCGGGGGCCGGGCGGGGGCGAAGAAGGTGGCCGGGGACGGTGGGAGCCAGCCGGAGCTGGGCAGGGGACGTGGCTGCCagtgggtgggagtgggaggggtgCGCGCCGGGGCACGCAGCGCGGCCGCGCCGGGCTCAGGTCCGCGAGCCGCGGGCTGGGGCCGGAGCTGCTAGAGAGGCGGCTGCGCCACAAAAGCCTGTCGTTCCCTCCCGCCGCCCGCCTCCGtcgcctcctccctccccagcctgcctcccttctctctgcccctcccccGGCCGCGGCCTGGAGGCTGGAGCGGGCGGAGCAGGGGAGGGGCGGGCCCCCGAATATGCAGATGAGCGCGTGATGGACAGCTGCGCGTTCCAATGTCCCTCGGAAACTCGAGCGCTCCTTCCTCAACTCCTCACTCCCGACTCCAGACTCCCCCAAACCCCGACCGCCGGCCTGGCGCGCGGCTGCGCCCACCGGCTCCGCGCTGCCGCCTCCGCCACCGCCACCCCGCCGCCGCCCCGGCCCGCGGGCCGCCCAGGCTAGTGCCCGGGCCGGCCTGCCTCTGCCCGCCGTCCGGGTGCCCGCCGCCGCGCCGCGCCCCGGCCGGGCGTGGATGGAGGGCGCCGCGCGCCCTGCCCGCTGCTCGGCGTGACGCGGGCCCGGCGCCCCGCGCCCACCATGTCCTACCCGCAGGGCTACCTGTACCAGGCGCCCGGCTCGCTGGCGCTCTACTCGTGCCCGGCCTACGGCGCGTCGGCTCTGGCTGCTCCGCGCAGCGAGGAGCTGGCGCGCTCGGCGTCGGGCTCGGCGTTCAGCCCCTACCCCGGCTCCGCGGCCTTCACAGCGCAGGCGGCCACCGGCTTTGGGAGCCCGCTGCAGTACTCGGCcgacgccgccgccgccgccgccggcttCCCGTCCTACATGGTAACCGGGAGCGGGCGGGACGCGGGACTCCGGGGCGCCCGCGGAGCGGAGCTAGGGTTCGGCGGGCGGGGGCCGCTGGGAATGTGGCGTGGCCGGCAGCTCAGGAGTCGCCGGCTCGGTTGGCCGCCCTGCAGGCTAAGCCGGGCCCCGGGTGGGGAGGGCAGCGCGGCCGGCAGGGAGGTCCCTGAGTCCGGCCGGGACCCGCGCTCCCCCGGCTCGTCTCCTCGGCTTGCCGGCTAATCTTCTCTGAGAGTCTGGGAAGTGCCTCTCCGCCGGGGGCCGGGGTCTGGCGCGGTTTGTCCCTCGTTCCCGCACCGCAGCCTGGGAAGGCGTTGGGAGCGGGTTGTGTGCTGTCCTGCGTTGGCGTGGGGCGCGAGGGTCCGCGTCACTGCGGCCTCTGGGCCGACGGCCAGGCGGTTCACATTCACTCGCGGGGCTGGGGGCGGCGGGGGCCACCGGGGGTCACTGAGTTGGGCCCGGGAGCCGAGCGTCCAGCTGCGGCTCCCGAGTCCGATCCGAGGCGCCCAGGTTTCGGCCTTAATCTGTCCGGCGGACCATGCTTTCAAAAATCGTGCATGCGGGCGTGTGACCCGCTAAGGGCCGCCTGAGTGCTCCGTGCCCCGAGCGCAGCTCCTGCTCCGGCGACCTGGGGCGGCCCGCGAGTCTCGAGGTTCCTGAGCTGGGCCGGGCCCGGGCCGCAGCGAAGCACGTTACGGGCGATTGAGGCCATTACGGGATTGTCACCACTGCCGTCCGTCGGCGGAATTTCTGGGCAGCGACCGAGTCGCTGGGGCCTTGGCGAAGGCTGCAAATGTCTCgaatttaaaagttaaaggaTGAATTAAAATGCTAATTACGGCGTATTTGAAGAATTCGAAACGGTGACTGGCTTCTGAGTTGCAAATTGGATTTGCCCAGCTTTAGAGCAGTGAATAGTGAATTGGGGGCTCTGGGGTGTTTTTTTAACCATATAAGGGCGGGGAAGAGGGAGTAGGGGGAGGCAGCGGCACTCCAGGCAACGGCAGAAATTTAGATATCAAAGAGCTACCTGTGGGCCTGTGTGCGCGCACGTGCGAGGGTTTGTGTATATCGCCACGCGCAACTCCGGAACACTTGGGGGAAGATGGGTCATTTTAGGAAAGTGAAATAGTTCAAAAATTCGAGAATAAAACTATGGTACTTTTTGTGATCAACAGCTGGTCCCGAATCACACTGCGTTTTTCCTGCTCTTTTGCCGCGGGAAGCGCAGCCCCAGAGCCAGAGACTCACGGGGGAACGGTCGCCGTGGGCGGGCGGAGGGGCAGCATCCTCCGGCTGGTTGCTCGCCGGCTCTCTGCACACTCCACTCACGGGCTCTTGTGGTTCCAGGGCGCACCCTACGACGCGCACACCACCGGCATGACCGGCGCCATCAGCTACCACCCGTATGGCAGCGCGGCCTACCCGTACCAGCTCAACGACCCCGCGTACCGCAAGAACGCCACGCGGGACGCCACGGCCACGCTCAAGGCCTGGCTCAACGAGCACCGCAAGAATCCCTACCCCACCAAGGGCGAGAAGATCATGCTGGCCATCATCACCAAGATGACCCTCACCCAGGTCTCCACCTGGTTCGCCAACGCGCGCCGGCGCCTCAAGAAGGAGAACAAGATGACCTGGGCCCCGAGGAACAAAAGCGAAGATGAGGATGAGGACGAGGGCGACGCGGCCAGAAGCAAGGACGAGAGTCCCGATAAGGCGCAGGAGGGCACGGAGACCTCGGCGGAGGACGAAGGTGAGCGGGCGGCGGCCGGCGCAAGGTCTCGGGGCGCTTTCTTCCCAGGCGGGGCGCAGAGCTAAGGTCGGGAGGACGCTGCCCACCGGACATCCCAGATCCGGGCCGGAGCCCCAGCTGCCCCGCATGGGTCTGGGGTCTCCGGGATTTGAGCGAGTGATTCCTGGGGCGCTTCCCGGGGAGGTCAGGCTCCCCCTGTCACGTGGCCGGGTGGGGGCGAGGTGAGGGGTCCTGTGGGGAGGGCCTAGTGCCGCAGGACAAGGGGCAGAGGGGGCTCCGGGTGACTGCGCTGTCCCCTGGTGCCACCCACCGTGCCCGCGCCCCTGCAGGGATCAGCCTGCACGTGGACTCGCTCACGGATCACTCGTGCTCGGCTGAGTCGGACGGGGAGAAGATTCCTTGCCGTGCCGGGGACCCCCTGTGCGAATCGGGCTCCGAGTGCAAGGACAAGTACGACGACCTGGAGGACGACGAGGACGACGACGAGGAGGGCGAGCGGGGCCTGGCGCCGCCCAAACCCGTGACCTCGTCGCCGCTCACCGGCTTGGAGGCGCCGCTGCTGAGCCCCCCGCCCGAGGCCGCGCCCCGCGGTGGCGGCAAGACGCCCCAGGGCAGCCGGACGTCTCCGGGCGCGCCGCCCCCCGCCAGCAAGCCCAAGCTGTGGTCGCTGGCCGAGATCGCCACGTCGGACCTCAAGCAACCAAGCCTGGGCCCGGGCTGCGGGCCACCTGGGCTGCCCGTAGCCGCCGCGCCGGCCTCATCGGGGGCACCGCCGGGAGGCTCGCCCTACCCTGCCTCACCGCTGCTAGGCCGCCCCCTGTACTACACGTCGCCCTTCTACGGCAACTACACAAACTACGGGAACTTGAACGCCGCGCTGCAGGGCCAGGGCCTCCTGCGGTACAACTCCGCGGCCGCGGCCCCCGGCGAGGCCCTGCACACCGCGCCCAAGGCGGCCAGCGACGCGGGCAAGGCGGGTGCGCACCCGCTCGAGTCCCACTACCGGCCCCCGGGCGGCAGCTACGAGCCCAAGAAAGGTAGGCAGCCCGCGACCGGGGGCGcccaggaggggagggagagccagCCCTGGGGAGGCGGAGCGCTCGGGAGACCCGGGGGAGGGTCCGGGAAGAAGATCCAGGGGGCCGCCCCTGGGAcccagaattagcagagtgaGGGCAGAGGGCGAGATGGAAGCCAAAGAAGGTGTGGCCCTCTTTTTAGACTTGccctgttattatttatttttacttaatttactGTTATTTTGACTATTACTATCTTGGCTGTCTTAGTTTCGGCAAACCCAGATTGCCACGAAATTCCAATTACAGCGTGTCCCCCTAATGAGCCTGGGTGTGTTTCGGTGTCTTGTTGGTTAAGGAGTCAGAGTTGAATCTGCTTTTCTGCCGTTGGCTAGAAGCAAACAGAAAGTTCCAGTTACTCTCAGAGGCGTTTGTcttcaaaagagaaaatcaaacgtTTTTTccgctttttgttgttgttgttctgaaaGAAAACCGTTTTTTCCCCCTGTTCTGTATTGCCTCTGTTGCTCCTGAGTCAGGCTACCCGAAGGAGAAGCTCAAGGGGGAAAGTTAAGAACTAGGGAACATCACTAAAAGTCGTCTCAGCTAGCGGCCCTGAAGACAGTCGGTTTCCCAAACTGCTGTTTGCCCGGGAGTGGAGGATGGTGGGTGCACGGTGGTCTGCGCAGTCAGCAGGCTGTGGGGTCGGTTCTGACTAACTGCCCACTCCCCTGACAGATGCCAGCGAGGGCTGCACCGTGGTTGGCGGGGGCGTCCAGCCCTACCTATAGAAGGGCCGAGCACAGCAATGCAAGTAAGTGGGCACCCTGGTGCTTCCCAGACCCTCTGGAGCCTCCCAGCACCAGCTTGCTTAATGTGTTTTTCTTGCTTCTGGTCATGGGGTTAGAAGACAGAGCATTTCAATCTTGTCcagtcttttctttccttaaggGGGAAActatcttttctgttttatagatTCCCTCTTTTTGGCACAAGTTCTATCACTCCTTTAcctagggaaagaaaaaatatatatgtatgtgtatgtgtgtgtattatatatatgtgtatatatatagtacatgtatatatatattacacactactgttgttttcttttgaaacaatAGATTATTACAATCTGGGCATTCGTATGCAATTTAGAGCCATTTTTACTATGCTAGACACATAATACACACATGCTTTGATGAGCTTGGGCTACCAAAACTTGGAGTAGCAAAAACCTTTATAGATGATGTTTGCAAAATAAGACTGAAGAGACACAAGGCGTCCTAGTTTTTTATcagcccttcccagcctcccctcCACCTATGTCCAAGTGGACAGGACTCTGACATTCTCCCGGGGCTCACAACAGTATCTGAAAAAATTTGTTGCTTTGCAAGGAGTCAGAATTACTAAGTATAGATCTTGAAGATAAGAAAGAGGTAGAACCACTTCAGATCAACTCGTTTTTTTAATGGTGTTGGTGTGGAACTGAAGGATTGGGGATGATTTGGTTTTTCCTTGGTCCACAGGTAGGTGTCACaattgctttgaaaaaaaaaaaaaaaaaaaaaaaaaagtcaggaggCCATTCTCTCTTCCCAAGCTCATAAATTTACAGATACAACAAACAGATGTCTAAATCCAGACCACATCTTGTGCCACTGTAAAAGAGAAGGATCCACACAGCACTGTCAACCCACAGACTCTAACAATTGGAACAGACTATTGTTGGACATACGTGAATTTGTTGGCATAGTATAGTTTCCCCTATGTATGTGTGACTTTTGAAAACAATCTGTTTTTCTCAGGATATCTTGAATTGATCACTTCATTGCCACGGTATATATTCTATAGGTGTGATAGGATTTACTGTAAAGTTTATTTGTAAAAGATGTACACAGTAGAAATAAAACGTGATTGAAGAACTTGAGTACTTCAGAAGTGGAAAcaaatttgatatttatttttataatgatataaAGCTTCTAGTAATTTATGCAAGTTGTATTGCAATGGAATCTaaactttttgtaaataaattctgCCTGGTTTTTATTTGAACATTGCTGGTTATACAATCTTTGTTGGTTGTTTAACACGAATTCTTTACTAATTTATATcttaaattgtaaataaaaacAGACTAGTCTACAATAATATGGTGTTTGGGGCTTATTTTTCCTAGAAGAATGATTTGGGGTGGAGCTCTAGTGATAACCTCCAGGTGATCTGACCTcacctttttaatgaaaagctgTGTGAAATAAACTCTCCTTTCCtgatcattaaaaaacaaaaaaaaatcagatggaaGAGAAGTATACAATCGGGAGAAACATGTGCTCTAGATGATTTCTATATatgtattgcaaaaaaaaaaaaaaaaaagatttttgtgcCCTGAGTATGCTAATTACTTGTTagtgtaaatttttaaaacttggcaaaataaaatgATCTGACACcctatgcattttatatttatttctgatgCTGGCTTCTTGACCTCCTTAGTAAACCAAACTGGAGAATGATATTGATAATGGAGAGTTACACCCCCCccaataattgtttttttaaagcctGAATTATCCAAATTGGCCTAATTATTCAAATTTATGAAAGGATTTCTTAACTCTCCTTTTCCTATAATGCACATTAAACCTAGGGTGAGGATCTGGGGGAGGGACTTACTTTCCTTTCAGTGGCTCTTACTCTTACCCTGGGGGAAGAGAAACCTTTAAACAACCTTAGACTACTGCCTCTTTATTGTGTTACTCACTTTCTAATTATAGGACAAGTCTAAAATTTGTAGTCAAGTAACATATCCCCTTTGATTAGTATCATAAAAGTAGCAAGCCTGTCACTTTAATTTTCAGCAAAATTATATGGCTATCCATATAATATAATTtcagagaagaaatgaacaaTCATTTATTTCCTCTCAAAAGATAAATTGAGTGAATATAACTTACGgttataaaacaagaataatagcTTCTTAGATTGCCCTTTAATCAATCATACACTTATTTTTCAAGAGGTTCATCTATTTTATTCCATGATTAATAATGTTGCAGCATGAGAGCATTATTGGATCCCAGCGGGGGAGGTCTGGGATGCTTTTAGCTGCTTTGGAATGGTCAGTTGGGGTTCATTATGGGCTGATATTGAACAATTTATAAAATCTTGTCTAAACATCTGCCAGCTCCGATAGGCCAATGTGTCTGAGGATGGGAAATTGCTGGACCAGTTGATATTGACAAACGGATCTCTCTCTAGTGGCTTTTTTTTGCCATAGAAATTAGTGGCCTCTTGCTGGGGTCTTGTTAGAAAGGGTATTTGAAAGTAATCTTAGATACTTGAGGCCAAGCCAGGGGACTGTTAACTGGACACAGAGTCATACTGATGGGGAGGAGTGATTGGTTTGACTGTGGAGAAGCGGGGCAGAGCCAGGTTTTTGTTTCCTGCTATTTCTTATGCATTTTGTTGGTTTTAAATACTTAAGTATTTGGAGGTCAGACATAAAGTAAATCTCTGGGGTGGAGaactatttttctctcttctctgcctctcctAGTAATAGATATGAACATGTTTGGAGCTGAGCTGTCTACTGGCGGGAGGAAAGATTTTTCACTTGGGAAGCTTTGCCACTCTGTGGCAGTGTATCTGGAAACAAACAAATCTGAGGTCTGGAGAGGTAAAAGGGGGATTGAGTATGTTTCCTTGTTTTGGTTTTAGAAATAAAACCTTCGTAGACTTTTCATAGAGATAATGATtttccccttcaggaagcatttCAGATTGTAGTCTGAAGGTCTTACGTAgtttacttttattaatattacCCATGTTTCCTAAATTAGCAGGAAATAAATTGCCGGTGGCCGCAATGTCTCTGCTATATGTACTGTTATAACTAGAGTAATTGGAAGACTTCTGGGAAAATTATGAAAGTtaataatatttaacaaaataaacacGGAAAGATCATGCACTCTAATGAAGATACAACATTTAAGGCAGTACATTTCTTAAGTGTGGGAGTGGAGAAGCCAAGCCAAAATTAACCTTTGCGCTTATGTTCAGGCATTGGAGCAGGGGTAAAAGC
Coding sequences:
- the IRX2-DT gene encoding LOW QUALITY PROTEIN: putative uncharacterized protein IRX2-DT (The sequence of the model RefSeq protein was modified relative to this genomic sequence to represent the inferred CDS: substituted 2 bases at 2 genomic stop codons), with amino-acid sequence MVAPAARVLLRAVRAALASTVPDLLCLPARGSPRGLASGRLPLAARSSQHGPGSGAPWLRIARRALRFVLSKHWGDDCYPTNCLWQDLKPPRHLGNGQEPRLAPPVQWHYRXLRXRAAGVHGNQLQTAVLGLRMAPPEPAGRATLPVDAIQACYPSRQELPSQASRPLLVLPPTPSPTLLPHRSSYKPHPHPARILSRSSQHTHTHTHPRPPLPPPTDSPFPQAGAPATTQQGGFNHAASPPGTS
- the IRX2 gene encoding iroquois-class homeodomain protein IRX-2, giving the protein MSYPQGYLYQAPGSLALYSCPAYGASALAAPRSEELARSASGSAFSPYPGSAAFTAQAATGFGSPLQYSADAAAAAAGFPSYMGAPYDAHTTGMTGAISYHPYGSAAYPYQLNDPAYRKNATRDATATLKAWLNEHRKNPYPTKGEKIMLAIITKMTLTQVSTWFANARRRLKKENKMTWAPRNKSEDEDEDEGDAARSKDESPDKAQEGTETSAEDEGISLHVDSLTDHSCSAESDGEKIPCRAGDPLCESGSECKDKYDDLEDDEDDDEEGERGLAPPKPVTSSPLTGLEAPLLSPPPEAAPRGGGKTPQGSRTSPGAPPPASKPKLWSLAEIATSDLKQPSLGPGCGPPGLPVAAAPASSGAPPGGSPYPASPLLGRPLYYTSPFYGNYTNYGNLNAALQGQGLLRYNSAAAAPGEALHTAPKAASDAGKAGAHPLESHYRPPGGSYEPKKDASEGCTVVGGGVQPYL